The Amycolatopsis sp. NBC_01480 genome segment AATCCCCTTCCAGCGCGGCAGGATCTCACCGTCCAAATCGGACATCTGCACCGAGCCGCGTCCGGCCAGCCGGTGTCCGGACGGCAGGATGGCCACCCGGTCCTCGACGTGCAGCGTCTCGTGGGCCAGGCCGTCGAGATCGTCGAACGGCGCGTAGAGCAGGCCGACGTCGGCCCGGCCGTCGCGCAGGAACTCGGTGCGGTCGGCGGGGCCGCTGAACAGGATGTCCACCCGGCGCGCGTCCGGATGGTGGGAGTACTCGCCGAGGATCCCGGACAGCAGCTGGGCGTCGCCGCCGGGTTTGAGCACCAGTCGCAGGTGGGCCTGGTCGTCGCCGGCGCGGCGGGCGTTGCGGACGGCGGCGCTCACCGCGTTCAGCGCGTGCCGCCCATGCTCCTGCAGCGCCTCCCCGGACGGCGTCAGCGAGACGTGCCGGCTCGAGCGGACGAACAGCCGGACGCCGAGCCGGCTCTCGATCCGCTGGATCGCCTTCGACAACGCCGGCTGCGCGATCGAGAGCCGGGTGGCGGCCCGCCCGAAGTGCAGCTCGTCCGCGACCGCGATGAAGTACTCCAGCTCCCGCGTTTCCAGTTCGACCATGCCTCCAGGTTATCGCCGGATAGCCAATGGATCTTGGACGGCCCGGTCTTTTCGCGCCGATAATCGAGGCATGATCAACCACACGATGATCGTCTCCTTCGATCAGCCCCTCCCGGACAGCGAGCTGGATCAATACCTGGCAGATGTGGAACGGGCCGCGCTCGCGACCGGTCTCCTGCAGTCGGCCGTGAGCCGGCGCCACCTGCCGATCCTCGGTGAGGAGGCCATCCCGGCGCTGATCGCGACCGCGATCGTGCAGTTCGCCGTGGCCGACACCGAGGCGCTGGCGAAGGCGTTCGCCGACCCCGGCCTGCACGAGGTGATCGACCGCTGGCAGTCGCGGCACTCGTACCAGGTTGCCTGGGCGAACCACGAAGCCCTGTCATGAGCAAGACCGGACTGGTGACCGGCGCCGGCAGCGGGATCGGCCGCGCGGCGGCGCTGGAGTTCGCCCGGGGCGGCGCCGCGGTGGCCGTGCTCGACCTCGACGAGCGCGCGGCGGCCGAAACCGTTGAGCTGATTGAAAAAGAGGGCGGGCAAGCGCTGGCGGTCACCGTCGACATCGCGGACGAAGGCTCCGTGAAGGCGGCCATCGAGCGCACCGTCGCGGCGTACGGCGGCCTCGACTTCGCCGTCAACAACGCCGGAATGGCCTCGCACCACCGGCAGCTCGACGAGATGACCCTGGCCGAGTTCAACCGCGTGCTCGGCGTCAACCTCGCCGGGACTTTCCTGTGCATGAAGTACGAGCTGCCGTTGCTCAAAGGCGGCGCGATCGTCAACGTCGCTTCCAACGGCGGCCTGTACGCGATCCCGCACGCTCCCGCTTATGTGGCCGCGAAGCACGGCGTCGTCGGGCTCACCAAGGCCGCCGCGGTCGACTACGCGGCCGAGGGCATCCGGGTCAACGCCGTCTGCCCCGGCCCGACTCACACCCCGGGGTTCGACGAGGTGGCGGCGGGCACCGACATGATCGCGTTCCAGGAGGGGATCACCCCGCTCGGCCGGCTGGCCCGGCCGGAGGAGGCCGCCGCGGCGGCGGTCTGGCTCTGCTCGGACGCCGCGGCGTACGTCACCGGGATCGCGATGTCGGTGGACGGCGGGCGACGGGCATGAGGGTCATCGCGGTTGAGGAGCACATATCAACCGAGGCGTTCCTGCGCACCGCGCACACCCTGGACGTCGTGCCGGGCGACGAGGCCGAGATGGCCTTGATGCGCGCGGTGGAGGAGTCCCCGGTGCCCCGCGCCCGGCTCGTCGATCTCGACGCCCGGCTGCGGGAGATGGACGCGGCCGGTCAGGACATGGCCGTGCTGAGCCTGAATCCGCCCGGGGTCCAGCCCTTCCCGGCGGCCGGCGCGGTGCCGCTGGCCCGGGCGTTCAACGACGAGCTGGCCGCGATCGTGCGACGGCACCCGGGCCGGTTCGGCGGGCTGGCCACGGTGGCGCCGCAGGACCCGGATGCCGCGGCGGCCGAGATCGAACGGGCCATGGGTCCGCTCGGCCTCAACGGGATCATGATCAACTCGCACACCGGCGGGCGGTACCTGGACGAGCCGGAGTTCGCGCTGCTGCTCGCGTCAGCCGAGGCGAACCGGGCGCCGATCTACCTGCACCCGCGGGTGCCGAGCGCGCTCGTTTACCGCGATTACGGGATGTCCGGGGCGGTCTGGGGTTATCAGGCCGAGGCCGGGCTGCACGCCATGCGGCTCATCCTCAGCGGCACCCTCGACCGTTACCCGGACCTGACCGTGGTGCTCGGGCATCTCGGCGAGGGCATCCCGTACTGGCTGCGGCGGATCGACAACCGGCACGCGTTCGCGGAGCGGATGATCGGGGCCGCCACGCCGATGCCGCGCCTTTCGCTCACCCCGAGCGAGTACTTCCGGCGCAACTTCGTGCTCACCACCAGTGGCATGGACGATCCGGACGTGCTCGGCCTGGTCCTGCGCGCGGTCGGCGAGGACAACGTGATGTTCGCGATCGACTTCCCGTACGAGGACTCGGCGGCGGCCGTCGCCTTCCTCCGGGACGCGCCGCTGACCGGCGATCAGCGGACCGCACTCGCCCACCGCACGGCCGAACGCGTGTTCCGGCTGACCTGATCTCCGGCGGAAGGCCGCCGCGCACGTCAGCGCGGCGGCCCTCCGGACGGTTCAGGCAGCGGGCGGTGCGCAGCCCGGCGTCAGGTCCGCGACCTGCTGACCGGCCAGCAGAAAAGCGCCCACCCCGTACGCCGCGGTGTCCGTGGCCTTCGCCGCGCCCGGGCCGGAGGCTTCCGGCTGGACGTAGCCCACGAAGCCGTCAGCCCGCTCGGCCTTGGTGGACAAGGCTTTCCACGCGCGGTCGACCACGGGCTTGAACCACCGCGCGTCCAGCACCCCCGCGTTGATGCCCCAGGCGATGCCGTAGGTGAACAGCGAGGTGCCGCTGCTCTCCGGGCCGGCCTGGTCGAACGGGTTCAGCAGGTTCGTGTTCCAGAAGCCGTCCGGGCGCTGCACCAGGCTCAGCGTGGTCGCCATCTTCTTGAACACCCGCAGGTACTCCGGCCGGCGCGGGTCGTTCGCGGGCAGGACCTGCAGCACCTTCGTGAGCCCGGCGAGCGCCCAGCCGTTGCCACGCGACCAGAAGTCCCGCGTGCCCGCGTCGTGGTACCAGAGGCCGGTCAGCTCGTTGAACAGGCCGTCCTGCTTTTCGGTGTGCTGGAACAGCTTCTGCATCGCGTCGAGCGTCGCTTCGCTGTGGTCCATCACCCCGATGCGGGCGAACGAGGGCATGGCCATGTTCAGCGCGTCCACGGTGTCCCAGTAGCCGGTCTGTCCGGATTGGACGCTCTTGACCTCGCCGGCCAGCCGCGAGCGCAGGTCGGCGAGGATCGGCGGGTCGGGGTGGAAGTAGGTGTACAGGTCGAGGTAGGCCTCGCCGGCCGCCTCGTCGCCCGGCGCGAACGGCTGCCCCGGCGTCTGCGGCAGCAGGTACTTGTTCGCCTGGCCCCAGGGCAGGGTCTGGTGGTTGGACACGCCGGTGGTGCGGACCACCGCGAGGTTGCCGACGTGGAAGGTCGCGTTCTGCCAGTCGGCGGGGGCCAGGTTGGTGCCGTTCGCGACCCAGTAGTCGCCCGCCTTGACCATCGCGTCGGCCACAGCGCACTGGGCGGACGGCACAGACTGGGCAGCTGGAACAAACGGGGCGGCAGGCGCGGCCGTGGCCACCGCCGGTGCCAGCCCGCTCGCCGTCACTGCCGCGGCGAGCACGGCAAAGCCACGGATTCCCGGGAAACGCATTCTCAGCGTCCTCCTCAAGAGCTCACGGCGGCGGAGGCCGCCGGGTCCGGTGGCCTCCCGGGAGCATGGTTGTGGCCTGCTGGGCGTGTCAAGGTGCCGTTCAGCGGTACTGGGCCAGGGTTTCCAGCAGCCGGGACGCCGCTTGCTCGGCGCCGTCGGCGTCCTTCGCCAGCACCTTGGTCAGCACGCGGGAATGCGCGAGCAGCGTTTCGGCCGGGGGCTCGGGCACGGCGCGCACCGCGGCCAGCACGGGCACCTGGAGCTGGGCGAACAGCGAGTTGCCCGCCGCCCGCACCAGCGCGGCGTGGAACAGCGGGTCGGCCTGCGCGAAAGCCGCGGCATCGTCCCGTTCGACGGCGTCGGCCATCAGCCCGTACGCCGCCGCCATCGCGGAAAGCTCCTCGGGCACCCGGTGCCGGGCCGCGAGCCGCGCGGCCTGCGGCTCCACCAGCCCGCGCAGCTCGAACAGGTCGCCGAGGTGCTTCGGCCCGTCCGGGCCGGCCACCCGCCAGGCGATCACGTCCGGGTCGATCGCGTCCCACCGCTCGGGCGGCTGCGGCCAGGTGCCCACGCGCGGGCGCGCGGCCACCAGGCCCTTGGATTCCAGCACCCGCAAGGCTTCCCGGACCACCGTCCGGGAAGCCGAGAAGCGGCGGCCCAGGTCTTCCGGCACGATCGGCTCGCCCTGGGGGAGGCTGCCCTCGACGATCAGCCGGCCGAGCGCTTCGACGAGCCGGGCGTGCAGGCCCGCTCCTGGCGCCGCCGCCACCTCAGGCCGGGAGACCGACGCGGCGCTCCCCGCTGCGCAGCTGCTGCAGCACCACGGCGACCACGAGCAGCGCGCCGTGCGCCACGTTCTGCCAGAACTGGTTGATGCCCAGCCCGGACATGCCGTTGTCTAGCACGCCGAGGATGAACACCGCCAGCACGGTGGAGACGATGGATCCCTTGCCGCCCTTGAGCATCGTGCCGCCCAGCGCGGCGCCCGTGACGGCCTGCAGCTCCAGGCCCTCCGAGCCCGACGTCGGCTGGCCCGAGCCGGTGCGCGCGGTGATCAGCACGCCCGCGATCGCCGCGACCACGCCGACCAGCGCGTAGACGCCGATGATGTAGCGGTTGATGTTGATGCCCGCCAGCCGCGCCGCCGTGTCGTTGCCGCCGATGGCGAAGATGTTGCGGCCGATGTCGGTGTACTTGAGCAGGAAGTGCAGGATCGCCGCGACGATCAGGAACACCCAGACCAGCGTCGGCAGCCCGAGCACGGTGCCCTTGGCCAGGAAGATGAACAGGTCGTCCGCGCCGGTGTAACCCTGCGCCTTGCCGTCGGAGACGACCTGCGCGATGCCCTTGTACGTGGCGAGCGTGGCCAGCGTCGCGACCACCGGGTTGACCCGGCCGAAGATGATGATCAGGCCGTTCACCAGCCCGCAGGCGATGCCGGTGCCGACTGCGGCCAGGATGCCGATCGCGGAGCTGCCGGTGGCCGTGAACGCCATCGCCGAGATCACCGACGCCAGCCCGGCCATGGAGCCGACCGAGATGTCCAGCGCGCCGAGGATGATCACCAGCGTCTGCACCAGCGAGAGCAGGCCCATGATGGTGACCGCGCTGCCGATCAGCAGCAGGTTGTTGGTGCGGAAGAAGTTGTCGTTGAGCGAGGACAGCACGATGATCAGCACCACGAGCGTGATGATCAGGCTGCTGTTCTGCACGCCGATCCCGCTCAGCACGCGGCGGACCGGAGAGACGTGGTCCGGGCCGGGCGCGCCGGGCGTCGGCTGCTCCTGCGCGGGGCTGGGACGGGTCGGGGTGCTCACGCGCCCACCTCCTGGATGTCTTCGGCGGCCGGCTCCGTCGCCGGGATGGCCAAGGTGAGTACGGCTTCTTCGGTCGCTTCGTCGCGGTTGAGCTCGCCCGCGACGTGGCCGGCGCGCATCACGACGATGCGGTCGGCCAGTGAGAGGACTTCGGGCAGGTCGGACGAGATCACCAGCAGCGCGATGCCCTCGGCGGCCAGCCCGTCGATGATCCGGTAGATCTCGGCTTTCGCGCCGACGTCGACGCCGCGGGTCGGCTCGTCGAGGATCAGCAGCTGCGGGCGCCGCGCGAGCCACCGGGCGAGCACGGCCTTCTGCTGGTTGCCGCCGGAGAGCTTGCGGACCTCCTGCTCCATCGACGGCGTCCGCACGCTCAGCTCGCGGATGTACTCCGCGACGAGTTCGCGTTCCTTCGCCCGCCGGATCACGCGGAAGCGGCGCAGCCGGTCGAGCACGGCGATGGAAACGTTGTCGCGCACGGAACGCTGCATCAGCAACGCGTCCGTCTTGCGCTCCTCGGGCGCGAAGCCGATGCCGGCCTTCACCGCGTCTCCTGGATTACGGGCCTTGAGCGGTTTCCCGTCCAGCTCAACGGTTCCCGAGCGCACCGGCAGATCGCCGACGATCGCGCGCGCCAGCTCGGAGCGCCCGGCGCCGACCAGCCCGGCCAGGCACACGACCTCGCCGGCGCGGACCTGGAACGAGATGCCGCTGACGTCGTCGGTGGTCACGTTTTCCAGCCGCAGCACCACCGCGCCGGGCTCCGCGCTCTCGCGGCGCTCCAGCGCGGACAGGTCCCGGCCGATCATCATGCGCACCAGCTGGTTCTCGTCGGTCTCGCCGGCCTGCTGGACGCCGATCAGCTTGCCGTCGCGCAGCACGGCCACGCGGTCGGCGAGCTGGAAGATCTCCTTCATCCGGTGGGAGACGTAAACGACGGCCACCCCGGCGTCGCGCAGCCGGCGGATCAGCCGGAACAGCGCCTCCACCTCGTGCTCGGACAGCGAGGACGTCGGCTCGTCGAACGCGATCACCCGCGGCGGGGTGGCCGCGGTGAGCACCCGCAGGATCTCGACGAGCTGGCGCTGCGCGGCGGAAAGCCGGCTGCCGAGCGTCGCCGGGTCGAGCACGCCCTCGAAGCCGTACTCGGCCAGCGCCTCGTACGTCCGCTGGTTCAGCGTGCGGCGGTTGAACACGCGGGCGCGCGTGGGCAGCTCGCCGACGAACACGTTCTCCGCCACGGAGACGTGCGGGATGATCTCCGGCTCCTGGTAGATCACGCGCACGCCCGCGGCCATCGCGGCGCGCGGGGTGTCGAACGCGACGGGCTCGCCGTCGATGCGCAGCGTCCCGTCGTCGGGGCCCTGGTCGCCCGAGAGCACCCGCAGCAGCGTCGACTTGCCGGCGCCGTTCTCGCCCATCAGCGCGAGCACCTCGCCGGAGCGGAACTCCAGCGTGACGTCGTCGAGCGCGGTGACGCCGGAGAAGCGCTTGCCGATGCCTTCCGCGGTCAGCGCGGTGGAACTGGACATGTCCGACCTTCCTCGACTCATGCGTGGTGGCGCCGGCTCGCACCGGCGCCACCACCCACGACGGCTATCAGGTGCAGTTGACGCCGGCCTGCTTGAAGTTGTCCTTGTTCACGATCTGGGTCTTCGCGATGGTCTCCGCCGGCAGCGCCTTGCCGTTCTTCACCTTGTCGAAGAGCACCTGGATCGCGGTGCGGCCGACCTCGGCACCCGAGATGTAGAGCGAGGACTTGTTGCCGGTGTCCTTGCCCGCGGCCCAGTCCTTGCAGTCGAGGTACGCGCCGAGCCCGACGCCGATGATGTTGCCCGCGGCGACGCCGGAGTTGGCCAGTGCGGTGACCACGCCGGTCTCGTTCTCGTCGTTGCAGCCCCACACCACCCAGTGCTTGACGCCCGGGTTCGAGCTGATCACCGCGCCACTGCGGTTCTGCGCGTCGACGGGGGAGTTGTCGGTGCCGACGTCGATCACCGGGACACCGGCGCCGGCGTCCTTCTGGAAGGCGGCCTTCGCGCCGTTCACCCGGTCCGTGCAGACGGTGAGGTCCTGCTTGTACGCGCTGATGATCTTGGTGTCGGCGGCGGTCCAGCCGGCGGCCTTGAACAGCTTCGCGGCCTCCTGGCCGACCGAGGTGCCCATCTGGGTGCCGTTGAAGCCGACGAACGCCGCGTTCTGGCCCGAGCCGTCCTTGATCACGTCGTCGGAGGCGACCAGCGGGATGCCGGCGCTCTTCGCCTTGTCGATCACCTCGGGGCCGATCGCCTGGTCCGGCACCACGATCGCGATGCCGTTGGCGCCCTGCGCGACGGCGGCGTCCAGCTCGGTGATGGCCTTGTTCGCGTCCTGGCCGAGGTTCACCACCTTGAGGTCGGCGCCCAGCTCCTTCGCCTTCTCCTGGGCGCCCTGCGCCTGCTCGACGAAGTACTGCTGGTCACCCTGCTTCTGCAGGTAGTACAGGGTGATCTTGCCGTTGGCCGGCGCCTGCTGGGCGGGCGCGGCGGTGTCCTTGCCCGACGAGCACCCGGCCAACACCACACCGGCAACCAAACAACAACCAACAACGCTCCAGATGCGTGACCTGTGCGGGTATGTGGACATCGAGCGCTCCCAAGGGGGCCGTGGACGAGTGTTGCCTACGCGTAAACTTCGAGTGACTCGTATTACAAGACACCGGATCGGGTGACGTCAACTCCAGGTGGGCCAGCAGTTAGCGGACAGATACCTACGGACAGTGACGATCTTGCTCACGAATGCCGGGGAATTATCGTATTTTTTCGGGCTTGACCAGGGTGGCTCACGAGCTGCGGATCGGGTGGAGTCTGCGGTGTCTGGTGGGTTTTGTTGTTGACTTGGGTTTGATTACGGTCCGCTATGGCAGGCCGGGCTTCCTGTCCGGTGGACATGCGGCAGGATGTGCCGCGCAGCCGGACAAAGGGGGCGAACATGGCACACGCGCGCCGGAGCGCGGTACTGGCGGGCGTCGCGCTGCTGCTGGTGGCGGCGGGATGCTCGAGCGGTGGCGCGGTGACCGTGCCGGACACCAAGCCGGACGGTTCGTCGTCCGCCTCGCCCACCCCGTCCTCGCCGGACTCGTTCACCGTGGTGGCGACCGGTGACGTGCTGATCCACCCGAAGCTCACCGACCAGGCCGAGGCGGACGGGAACGGCGCCATCGACTACCGGCCGCTGCTGGCCGGGGTGAAGCCGCTCGTGTCGGGCGCGGACCTCGGGATCTGCCACCTCGAGACGCCGCTGGCGCCGGAGGGCGGGCCGTACAGCGGGTACCCGTCGTTCAGCGCGCCGCCGGAGATCGTGGACGCGCTCAAGGACACCGGCTACGACACCTGCTCCACAGCGTCCAACCACACGCTCGACCAAGGCCAGGCCGGGATCACCCGCACCCTGGACAAGCTCGACGCGGCCGGGATGAAGCACACGGGCTCCGCGCGTTCGGAAAAGGAGGCGGACAACCCGCTGATCCTCGACGTGCACGGGGTCAAGGTGGCCCAGCTGTCGTATGCCTTCGGCTTCAACGGGATCAAGCGCCCGGCCGGGAAACCGTGGCTGGCCAACCAGATCGACGCCGACCAGATCCTCGCCGCGGCCCGCGCGGCCAAGCAGGCCGGCGCCGAGGTGGTCATCGCGAGCCTGCACTGGGGCATCGAATACCAGCACGAGGTGACCGACGACCAGGAGAAGCTGGCCAAGGAGCTGACCGCGTCCCCGGACATCGACCTGATCGTCGGCCACCACGCGCACGTGGTGCAGCCGTTCGAAAAGATCAACGGCAAGTGGGTCGCGTTCGGGCTGGGCAACGAAGTCGCCCGCCACGACGAGCCGCGCGGCTCCACCGAGGAGGGCACCGCCGCCCGCTTCCGCTTCACGCGCACGAACGGGCATTGGGCCGTCGACAAGGCGGAGTACGTGCCGACCCTGATCGACCTCGGCCCGCCCATCCGCCTGCGCGACCTGACCGTGGGCCCGGTCAGCCCGCGCGGCAAGCAGGCCCTGACCAACACCGACGAAGTGATCCTCTCGCGCGGCGCCGGCACCCAAGGGCTGACTCGCCCGCGCAGCTGACTCGTGAGCGGCCAAGTCCGTCAAGGCCTCCTTACCCGCGTCCGACGCGGGTAAGGAGGCCTTGACGGCGTCCTAGTGGTCGCGGCGGGTGATCAGGCGGGCCAGGGCCGTGAGTTCCGCGGCGGCGCGTGGGGTGGGCCGGGCGTCGGCCAGCGCGGACAGGCCGTCGGCGAGCAGGGAGCCGGCCTGGCCGCGGCTCCACTCGCGTCCGCCCGCGGAGTCCACAAGGGACGCGGCGCGCGCCAGTTGCGCTTCGGACAGCGGGGTTTCCTGGTTGTACAGCGAAGCCAGCTCGCGGGCTTCCGGCGTGCCCGAAGCCAGCGCCGTCACCACCGGCAGCGACTTCTTGCGGTTCTGCAGGTCCGAGTACACCGGCTTACCGGTCGCCGCCGGGTCGCCCCAGATCCCGAGCAGGTCGTCGACGTGCTGGAAGGCCAGGCCGAGCGAGTGGCCGAACACGCCGAGCCGCTCCACGTGCTCGCCCCGGCCGCCGACCACCAGCACACCGAGCGTGCAGGCCACGCCGATCAGCGCGCCCGTCTTGCCCTCGGCCATCCGGACGCACTCGGCCGGCGCGACGTCGCCGCGCCGTTCGAACGACACGTCCTCGCTCTGTCCCTCCAGCAGGTCGAGCACCGCGCGGCCGAGCAGCCGGGCGGCGTCGGGGCCGTCCGAGGACAGCACGTCGAAGGCCAGCGTCAGCATCGCGTCGCCGGCCAGGATCGCCGGGCCGGTGCCGAAGACCGTCCACGCCGTGGGCCGGTGGTGGCGCGTCTCGTCGCCGTCCATCACGTCGTCGTGCAGCAGTGAGAAGTTGTGCACCAGCTCCACGGCGACCGCAGCGGCGACGGCGTCGGCCGGGTCGCCGCCCGCCGCCTCCGCGCACAGCAGCACCAGCGCCGGCCGCAGCGCCTTCCCGCTGCTGACGTGCACCGGCCGTCCCGCCTCGTCCCACCAGCCGAAGTGGTAGCCGGCGATCTGCCGCATCGACTCGGGCAGCCGGTCCACCGCCGAGCGCATCAGCGGCTCCCACAGCGCCCGGCTCCAGGCCAGCACCTCGGCGACCTCCCGGCCGCCGGCGCGTGCGTCCACAGTTGTCATGTTCGTCCCCTCACCGGTGCCGGGCTCAGCGCCCGATTTCCACGTCGCCGAGCACACCCAGCGCATCCGGCACCAGCACCGCCGCGGAGTGGTAGGCACTGACCAGATAGGACGTGACGGCCCGCTCGTTCACGCCCATGAACCGCACGTTGAGCCCCGGCTGGTACTCGTCCGGCAGCGCGGCCGGCCGCAGCCCGATCACGCCGCTGTCCTCCTCGCCGGTGCGCAGCACCAGGATCGACGTGGTGCCGCCCTCGGTGACCGGGATCTTGTCGCACGGCAGCAGCGGCACGCCCCGCCATGCGGTGACCCGGCGGCCGTCGACCACGGTGTTCGCCGGGTACAGCCCGCGCGCGGTGCACTCGCGCCCGAACGCGGCGATTGCCTTGGGGTGGGCCAGGAAGAACCGCGATTTGCGACGGCGGCAGAGCAGCTCGTCGAGGTCGTCCGGCGTCGGCGGCCCGGTGCGCGTGGTGATCCGCTGGCCGAGGTCCGCGTTGTGTAGCAGGCCGAAATCGGTGCTGTTGACCAGCTCGTGCTCCTGGCGCTCGCGCAGCGCCTCCACGGTGAGCCGCAGCTGTTGCTCCAGCTGGTTCATCGGCTGGTTGTAGAGGTCGGTGACCCGGTTGTGGGTGCGCAGGATCGTTTGCGCCACCGCGAGTTCGTACTCACGCGGCGAAGGGTCGTAGTCGACGTACGTGCCGGGCAGCTGCGGTTCGCCGTCGTGCCCGGCGGTCAGGTCGATGCTCGCTTCACCGGCTTTGTTGTGCGACTTGGCCGGATTCGCTTGTCCCTCGCGGATGTGCGCGCGCAGGCTGTCGGCCCGCCCGTTGAGCCGTTCGAAGGCCTCGGCCGACAGCGTCAGCACGATGCAGCGCGTGACGGCCTTCGCGGTGAACGCCCAGCTGCCCGCGTCGCCGCCGAGCAGCTCGCCGCCGAAGTGGTCGCCTTCGGTGAGCGTGCCGAGGTGCGCCTCGTCACCGTACTGGCCGGGTGCGGTCCGGCCGACCTTGCCAAAAGCCAGCAGCTGCACCGAATCCAGCGGTGAGCCCGCGGTCACGATGGTGTCGCCCGGCTCGTACTCGCGCTGTTCGAAACGCTCGGCCAGCGCCGAAAGCGCTTCGGCATCGCTGAAACCACGCAGCAGCGGCAATTCCGCCAGTTCGGCCGGGATCACCTGCACGCGCGCACCGGTGCTGAAGAAGCTCACCCGGCCGTCGCCGACGGTGTAGGTGAGCCGCCGGTTGACCCGGTACGAACCGGCCGGCACCTCCACCCACGGCAGCTGCGAGAGCAGCCACCGCGGGGTGATGCCGCGCATCTGCGGCAGCGACTTGGTGGTGGTGGCCAGCGTGCGAGCCGCCCGGGTGGAGAGGCTGAGCGGCGGTTCTTCCGTGACGGTCATGCAGGTCCTCGCTGATCAGCACGGTGGGCGGGACGAGGCGGCTCGGCTTCCGGCGGCCGCGCACCGGCGGGCCTCGGCACGATCCGGGCGGAGGTGGTGCCGAGCCCGGTCGGGCCGTAGATCGACGGCGGCAACGGTTGCGGCCCAGCCTGTGGCGGTGGGCCGGGCCGTGGCGACGGCTTCTGTTGCGGCGGCTGCGGGGTCGCAGGCCGCCGCGGCTCGGCTTCCGCCGGGCGCGGCGGCGTGGTCGGGGTGGCCATGCTCAGTCACCGCGGCCGATCTCGGCGTTCTCCAGCACCGCGAGCGCGTCCGGCACCAGTACCGCGGCCGAGTAGTAGGCGCTGACCAGGTACGACATGATCGCCTGCTCGCTGATGCCCATGAACCGCACGTTCAGCCCCGGCTGGTACTCGTCCGGCAGGCCGGTCTGGTGCAGCCCGACCACCCCCTGTGCCTGCTCGCCGGTGCGCATCAGCAGGATCGAGCTGGTACGCGTCTCGGTGACCGGGATCTTGTTGCACGGCAGGATCGGCACTCCGCGCCAGGCCGGCACGTGCTGTCCACTGAAGTCGGCGGCATCCGGGTAGATCCCGCGGCGGCTGCACTCGCGGCCGAACGCGGCGATGGTCTTCGGGTGTGCCAGGAAGAACCCGGGGTCCTTCCACACCAGCGACAGCAGGTCGTCGAGGTCGTCCGGGGTCGGCGGGCCGGTGCGGGTGGACACGCGCTGCGAGAAGTCCGCGTTGTGCAGCAGGCCGAAGTCGTTGTTGTTGACCAGCTCGTGCTCCTGGCGCTCGCGCAGCGCCTCCACGGTGAGCCGCAGCTGCTGCTCGATCTGGTTCATCGGCTGGTTGTAGAGGTCCGCGACGCGGCTGTGCACCCGCAGCACGGTCTGCGCGACGCTCAGCTCGTACTCGCGCGGCGAGCTGTCGTAGTCCACGAACGTGCCGGGCAGCTGGGGTTCGCCGTCGTGGCCGGACGCGACGTCGATCACCGCCTCACCGTGGTCGTTGGCAGGGCCCGCCGCGCCGGCCGCGATAGTTTCCAGGTGCGCGCGCAGCGTCTCGGACCGGTCCAACACGCCGAGGAACTCGTTGCGGGGCAAGGAAAGCACGGTGCACGCGGTGATCG includes the following:
- a CDS encoding sugar ABC transporter ATP-binding protein, with the protein product MSSSTALTAEGIGKRFSGVTALDDVTLEFRSGEVLALMGENGAGKSTLLRVLSGDQGPDDGTLRIDGEPVAFDTPRAAMAAGVRVIYQEPEIIPHVSVAENVFVGELPTRARVFNRRTLNQRTYEALAEYGFEGVLDPATLGSRLSAAQRQLVEILRVLTAATPPRVIAFDEPTSSLSEHEVEALFRLIRRLRDAGVAVVYVSHRMKEIFQLADRVAVLRDGKLIGVQQAGETDENQLVRMMIGRDLSALERRESAEPGAVVLRLENVTTDDVSGISFQVRAGEVVCLAGLVGAGRSELARAIVGDLPVRSGTVELDGKPLKARNPGDAVKAGIGFAPEERKTDALLMQRSVRDNVSIAVLDRLRRFRVIRRAKERELVAEYIRELSVRTPSMEQEVRKLSGGNQQKAVLARWLARRPQLLILDEPTRGVDVGAKAEIYRIIDGLAAEGIALLVISSDLPEVLSLADRIVVMRAGHVAGELNRDEATEEAVLTLAIPATEPAAEDIQEVGA
- a CDS encoding substrate-binding domain-containing protein — protein: MVLAGCSSGKDTAAPAQQAPANGKITLYYLQKQGDQQYFVEQAQGAQEKAKELGADLKVVNLGQDANKAITELDAAVAQGANGIAIVVPDQAIGPEVIDKAKSAGIPLVASDDVIKDGSGQNAAFVGFNGTQMGTSVGQEAAKLFKAAGWTAADTKIISAYKQDLTVCTDRVNGAKAAFQKDAGAGVPVIDVGTDNSPVDAQNRSGAVISSNPGVKHWVVWGCNDENETGVVTALANSGVAAGNIIGVGLGAYLDCKDWAAGKDTGNKSSLYISGAEVGRTAIQVLFDKVKNGKALPAETIAKTQIVNKDNFKQAGVNCT
- a CDS encoding CapA family protein, translated to MAHARRSAVLAGVALLLVAAGCSSGGAVTVPDTKPDGSSSASPTPSSPDSFTVVATGDVLIHPKLTDQAEADGNGAIDYRPLLAGVKPLVSGADLGICHLETPLAPEGGPYSGYPSFSAPPEIVDALKDTGYDTCSTASNHTLDQGQAGITRTLDKLDAAGMKHTGSARSEKEADNPLILDVHGVKVAQLSYAFGFNGIKRPAGKPWLANQIDADQILAAARAAKQAGAEVVIASLHWGIEYQHEVTDDQEKLAKELTASPDIDLIVGHHAHVVQPFEKINGKWVAFGLGNEVARHDEPRGSTEEGTAARFRFTRTNGHWAVDKAEYVPTLIDLGPPIRLRDLTVGPVSPRGKQALTNTDEVILSRGAGTQGLTRPRS
- a CDS encoding family 2 encapsulin nanocompartment cargo protein polyprenyl transferase, with amino-acid sequence MTTVDARAGGREVAEVLAWSRALWEPLMRSAVDRLPESMRQIAGYHFGWWDEAGRPVHVSSGKALRPALVLLCAEAAGGDPADAVAAAVAVELVHNFSLLHDDVMDGDETRHHRPTAWTVFGTGPAILAGDAMLTLAFDVLSSDGPDAARLLGRAVLDLLEGQSEDVSFERRGDVAPAECVRMAEGKTGALIGVACTLGVLVVGGRGEHVERLGVFGHSLGLAFQHVDDLLGIWGDPAATGKPVYSDLQNRKKSLPVVTALASGTPEARELASLYNQETPLSEAQLARAASLVDSAGGREWSRGQAGSLLADGLSALADARPTPRAAAELTALARLITRRDH
- a CDS encoding family 2B encapsulin nanocompartment shell protein — translated: MTVTEEPPLSLSTRAARTLATTTKSLPQMRGITPRWLLSQLPWVEVPAGSYRVNRRLTYTVGDGRVSFFSTGARVQVIPAELAELPLLRGFSDAEALSALAERFEQREYEPGDTIVTAGSPLDSVQLLAFGKVGRTAPGQYGDEAHLGTLTEGDHFGGELLGGDAGSWAFTAKAVTRCIVLTLSAEAFERLNGRADSLRAHIREGQANPAKSHNKAGEASIDLTAGHDGEPQLPGTYVDYDPSPREYELAVAQTILRTHNRVTDLYNQPMNQLEQQLRLTVEALRERQEHELVNSTDFGLLHNADLGQRITTRTGPPTPDDLDELLCRRRKSRFFLAHPKAIAAFGRECTARGLYPANTVVDGRRVTAWRGVPLLPCDKIPVTEGGTTSILVLRTGEEDSGVIGLRPAALPDEYQPGLNVRFMGVNERAVTSYLVSAYHSAAVLVPDALGVLGDVEIGR